A DNA window from Synergistaceae bacterium contains the following coding sequences:
- a CDS encoding ferrous iron transport protein A, whose amino-acid sequence MNLLQINDGEWTRIKSIPEGEAGQRLEALGLRAGKKIKKISGMPFGGPITLMLDGRHFAVAHGIAAQIEVEAPTSAKSDINEKSSIWQRFI is encoded by the coding sequence ATGAACCTTTTACAGATAAATGACGGGGAATGGACGCGGATCAAAAGCATACCGGAAGGCGAAGCCGGACAGAGGCTTGAAGCACTGGGACTCCGCGCCGGTAAAAAGATCAAGAAAATTTCAGGAATGCCATTCGGCGGTCCTATCACTTTAATGCTTGACGGACGTCATTTCGCCGTTGCACACGGCATTGCAGCACAGATAGAAGTAGAAGCTCCCACTTCCGCAAAATCGGATATCAACGAAAAAAGCAGCATCTGGCAGAGGTTTATATGA
- a CDS encoding BMP family ABC transporter substrate-binding protein: MRKFVYCLLLLACISFITASASFAAPKRIALMLAGSAGDNAYSLNDACIKGLNEVQDRYKKKIASKVYNTYKTRDNLRLMLEKAAGESDLIIIPEPAYYEYMPVILVKYPDVKFVVFDKVNIPGVKEVLFRDEEGGFLAGALAAAMTKREGSSRINPDGKIAILLGRDTLSARRFLKGYIAGAWYIDPGVEVLHDYTKDFGDFGRARDLAMKFREQGADVIFTAAGAAGTGAINEAATSGYWVIGSDTEQEELFPDAVLTSIVKLSDSVMYSIVEKYINGDLEENEISLGIAEKCIDISIWTRTAKTNVPPDVRNKIEEIRDKIARKLIIIR; this comes from the coding sequence ATGAGAAAGTTCGTTTATTGTCTGCTTCTCCTTGCCTGTATCTCTTTTATTACAGCAAGCGCTTCATTCGCTGCGCCGAAACGGATCGCGCTCATGCTTGCGGGTTCTGCGGGTGATAATGCGTATAGTTTAAATGATGCCTGTATAAAGGGACTTAATGAAGTGCAGGACCGTTACAAAAAGAAGATCGCATCCAAAGTATACAATACATATAAGACGCGTGATAACCTTCGCCTGATGCTTGAAAAAGCTGCCGGTGAATCTGATCTCATAATTATACCCGAACCTGCTTATTACGAATATATGCCTGTTATACTCGTAAAATATCCGGATGTGAAATTTGTTGTGTTTGACAAAGTAAATATCCCGGGAGTTAAAGAAGTCCTGTTTCGTGATGAGGAGGGCGGGTTTCTTGCAGGCGCTTTGGCCGCCGCGATGACAAAGCGGGAGGGATCGAGCAGGATAAATCCGGATGGCAAAATAGCCATTCTCCTTGGGAGGGACACTCTCTCTGCACGGCGTTTCCTTAAGGGGTATATTGCAGGTGCCTGGTATATTGACCCGGGAGTAGAAGTTCTTCACGACTACACAAAGGACTTTGGAGATTTTGGCAGGGCTCGCGATCTGGCCATGAAATTCAGGGAGCAGGGAGCGGATGTGATATTCACCGCGGCCGGAGCAGCCGGTACCGGTGCGATAAACGAAGCCGCTACAAGCGGTTACTGGGTAATAGGTTCAGACACTGAACAGGAGGAACTATTTCCGGATGCCGTACTTACAAGCATTGTGAAGCTCAGCGATTCTGTTATGTACAGTATCGTTGAAAAATATATAAACGGTGATCTTGAAGAGAATGAGATTTCTCTCGGGATAGCCGAAAAATGCATTGACATCTCTATCTGGACCAGAACTGCGAAAACGAATGTCCCGCCCGATGTGAGGAATAAAATTGAAGAGATAAGGGATAAGATAGCCAGGAAGCTTATTATAATCAGATAA
- the ychF gene encoding redox-regulated ATPase YchF, producing the protein MLHCGIVGLPLSGKSTVFNVITRAGAEVKPYAGGKTDPNKAVVSVPDKRFDCLVRVHKPRKETPAQVEFVDLAGLSRGAGKGEGLGNAFLSFVADADALIHVIRCFGNSSVTHPEGSIDPLRDWEIIENELIYRDLAVIENRLGKLRSKKKLIPDEEAEKKLLEQCFDCLMDEKPLRSIRLKPEEWRLLRGFAFVTSKPEIILLNLDETQSDETKIPCWDGLKKRAEEQGVKLCTLYGRLEMDIAELTEEEAAEFTEGLNITEPGRERLIEEAYRVLGLISFFTCGPDEVRAWTLHNGDNAVDAAGAIHSDLARGFIRAQVVAYDDYLLHNNSFDECRKAGCLRLEGKEYIVKDGDIIEIRFNV; encoded by the coding sequence ATGCTGCATTGCGGAATAGTAGGGCTGCCGCTGAGCGGGAAGTCTACCGTATTCAATGTCATAACGAGAGCCGGGGCAGAGGTAAAGCCCTACGCCGGCGGAAAGACTGATCCAAATAAGGCTGTTGTATCGGTTCCTGATAAGCGTTTTGACTGTCTTGTCCGGGTCCATAAACCGCGCAAGGAGACGCCTGCTCAGGTCGAGTTTGTCGACCTTGCCGGGTTGTCCCGCGGGGCAGGAAAGGGAGAGGGGCTCGGCAATGCTTTTCTGTCGTTCGTTGCTGATGCCGATGCGCTTATCCATGTCATCAGATGTTTTGGCAACAGCTCGGTGACCCATCCCGAGGGCAGTATAGACCCGTTGAGGGACTGGGAGATAATAGAGAATGAACTTATCTACAGGGATCTGGCTGTTATTGAAAACCGCCTTGGCAAGCTTCGATCAAAGAAAAAACTTATCCCTGACGAAGAGGCTGAGAAGAAACTTCTTGAGCAGTGCTTCGACTGTCTGATGGATGAAAAGCCGCTCCGAAGCATCAGACTGAAGCCGGAGGAATGGCGTCTGCTTCGCGGGTTCGCGTTTGTTACGTCAAAGCCTGAAATTATCCTGCTTAACCTGGATGAAACGCAGTCAGATGAGACTAAAATACCTTGCTGGGACGGACTGAAAAAACGTGCCGAGGAACAGGGGGTCAAGCTTTGCACTTTGTATGGAAGACTTGAGATGGATATCGCAGAGCTTACGGAAGAAGAGGCAGCTGAATTTACCGAAGGGCTCAATATCACTGAGCCGGGGCGTGAAAGACTGATTGAGGAGGCATACCGTGTGCTTGGACTCATCAGCTTCTTCACTTGCGGCCCGGATGAGGTCCGGGCCTGGACTCTGCACAACGGGGATAACGCTGTTGACGCTGCGGGGGCTATACATTCGGACTTGGCAAGGGGATTTATACGCGCGCAGGTAGTCGCTTATGATGACTACCTGCTGCACAACAACTCCTTTGACGAATGCCGCAAGGCCGGATGCCTGCGCCTGGAGGGCAAAGAGTATATAGTCAAAGACGGAGACATAATAGAGATAAGGTTTAACGTATAG
- a CDS encoding NADH:flavin oxidoreductase: MLFEPFELKDKVLRNRVVSAPLASSSSLPDGTPSEKSIEVYKRFAASGTGLVVVEHHAVHFCGRTRPTQFLADNDETAKAHAKISGILKDSGAVAIVQINHCGANVAEAAVFDDPEYRAFSPSGVPIGRCWNSIKQKPYVLQVYEIKQLIEVYVNAAVRMVKLGGYDGVQIHASHGYLLGQFLSPLTNKRDDEYGGSDAKRARFLYEVADGVRQSLPEAIVSVRLGAADYLPGEPSKGLSLDETVPVARELAGLGMDMIGISGNICGYGLDRTDDAYFAPYAARIRDAIGGSVPVECTGGIRTAYVAEKLLKEKVCDLVGVGRLMLKDPEFLSKWREDLD, translated from the coding sequence ATGCTTTTTGAACCATTCGAACTGAAAGATAAAGTCCTTCGCAATCGGGTCGTATCCGCTCCGCTTGCTTCGTCAAGTTCTCTGCCCGACGGGACGCCGTCGGAAAAATCCATCGAGGTATACAAACGTTTTGCAGCTTCCGGTACAGGCCTTGTTGTAGTTGAGCATCATGCCGTACATTTCTGCGGGCGCACAAGGCCGACACAGTTTCTTGCCGACAATGATGAGACTGCGAAGGCGCATGCAAAAATTTCAGGGATCCTGAAAGATAGCGGCGCTGTGGCTATCGTTCAGATAAATCATTGCGGGGCCAATGTCGCCGAAGCCGCCGTGTTTGACGATCCGGAGTACAGGGCGTTCTCACCGTCCGGCGTCCCGATCGGCAGGTGCTGGAACTCTATAAAACAGAAGCCTTATGTGCTGCAGGTTTATGAAATAAAACAGCTTATCGAGGTTTACGTCAATGCCGCTGTGCGCATGGTAAAGCTCGGAGGTTATGACGGAGTTCAGATACACGCGAGTCACGGATATCTGCTCGGACAGTTTTTGAGCCCTCTCACCAATAAGCGCGATGACGAGTATGGCGGAAGCGACGCAAAAAGGGCCAGGTTCCTCTACGAAGTCGCAGATGGAGTGCGTCAGTCGCTGCCGGAGGCGATAGTCTCCGTACGGCTCGGTGCCGCGGACTACTTACCGGGGGAGCCGTCAAAGGGGCTGTCCCTTGACGAGACGGTACCGGTGGCGCGTGAACTTGCAGGGCTTGGCATGGACATGATAGGCATATCAGGCAATATCTGCGGCTATGGGCTTGACAGGACGGATGATGCATACTTTGCACCTTATGCCGCCCGTATCCGTGACGCTATTGGCGGCTCAGTGCCGGTCGAATGCACGGGGGGTATCCGTACCGCGTATGTTGCCGAAAAATTACTCAAAGAGAAGGTATGTGATCTGGTCGGAGTCGGCAGGCTTATGCTCAAGGATCCGGAATTTCTGTCCAAATGGAGGGAGGATCTGGATTGA
- a CDS encoding M55 family metallopeptidase, translating to MRVYISSDMEGSTGVVHPSQVDRMCNEYSFGCAMQLHDTLAAAVAALEYGADSVVVNDSHARMINLDVRKFPDGVEVISGSPKILGMVEGVSGNDVAFFVGYHAMAGTEKAILDHTYHSKVIFELKVNGRKFGETALNALFCGALGVPVGLVTGDSAVCLEASSILGAELETCAVKDGVGRIAARTLPPETTSLMIKNAVKSAIGKAVNGRCPCLRIDAPYNMEVTFHTAAQTDAAGLVPGSERTAGRTLVFRTEDVFELRRWFCSVIDCADPIPF from the coding sequence TTGAGGGTCTATATAAGCTCTGACATGGAGGGATCGACCGGCGTAGTCCATCCCTCCCAGGTCGACCGGATGTGTAATGAGTATTCCTTTGGATGTGCCATGCAGCTTCATGACACACTTGCGGCTGCCGTGGCTGCGCTTGAATACGGAGCAGATTCCGTAGTTGTCAACGATTCTCATGCAAGAATGATAAATCTTGATGTCCGCAAGTTTCCGGATGGGGTCGAGGTTATAAGCGGCAGCCCGAAGATATTGGGCATGGTTGAGGGCGTATCGGGAAACGATGTGGCTTTTTTTGTCGGTTATCATGCAATGGCTGGAACCGAGAAGGCGATACTTGATCACACATACCACTCGAAAGTCATATTCGAGCTCAAGGTAAACGGCCGAAAATTTGGCGAGACTGCGCTCAATGCACTTTTTTGCGGGGCACTTGGCGTTCCTGTCGGACTGGTGACCGGTGACAGCGCTGTCTGTCTGGAAGCCTCAAGTATCCTCGGCGCCGAACTTGAGACTTGTGCGGTAAAGGACGGCGTAGGAAGGATAGCAGCGAGAACACTTCCGCCGGAAACAACATCCCTGATGATCAAAAATGCTGTAAAATCAGCCATTGGCAAGGCTGTAAATGGCAGATGCCCGTGCCTTCGGATAGACGCCCCGTATAACATGGAAGTTACGTTCCACACTGCTGCACAGACCGACGCGGCGGGGCTTGTCCCCGGGAGCGAAAGGACCGCAGGCAGGACTCTTGTATTCCGCACTGAAGATGTCTTTGAGCTGCGCCGCTGGTTCTGCTCAGTGATAGACTGTGCGGATCCGATCCCGTTCTGA
- a CDS encoding ROK family protein, producing MRAIGIDLGGHNISAALVEFGCGTPRIVSRIDIPTPAGRKLDDIINCLTELSVELAADYPLDNVGIGMPGFLDRERNTVVRLTNFPGLTDIKFPMLLKEALRLRGLYAKVSMENDANCAALGEGLCGAACGCSDYIVMTLGTGIGTGIVANGVLLAGAHGMAGESGHIAVMNDKTICGCGGISHLESSASADWIEGSARNAGLPGEFKYLWGSRDNEAIASIIEPALDALARGIASLIVTTDPEAMILSGGMSHADGIAEELTKRTLPYLSDPFRPYLNIIVSKLGNDAALFGAASLKSLEDPMP from the coding sequence ATGCGTGCGATAGGCATCGATCTGGGTGGACATAATATATCCGCAGCGCTGGTCGAATTCGGCTGCGGAACTCCGCGTATAGTATCGAGGATCGATATCCCGACGCCTGCAGGGAGAAAACTTGACGATATAATAAATTGTTTGACCGAATTGTCCGTTGAATTGGCCGCAGATTATCCCCTTGATAACGTCGGCATAGGGATGCCGGGTTTTCTTGACAGGGAACGCAATACCGTTGTAAGGCTGACAAACTTCCCAGGACTTACGGATATCAAATTTCCTATGCTGCTCAAAGAGGCTCTGCGGTTGAGGGGACTTTACGCGAAAGTGTCCATGGAGAACGACGCGAACTGCGCGGCTCTGGGAGAAGGGCTTTGCGGCGCAGCGTGCGGCTGCTCGGATTATATTGTCATGACCCTCGGTACGGGCATAGGCACAGGCATAGTCGCAAACGGAGTCCTTTTGGCCGGAGCCCACGGAATGGCAGGGGAATCAGGACACATTGCCGTAATGAACGATAAAACTATATGCGGCTGCGGGGGGATTTCCCACCTTGAGAGCTCGGCATCCGCTGACTGGATAGAAGGATCTGCACGGAATGCCGGACTTCCTGGAGAGTTCAAATATCTCTGGGGATCCAGAGATAATGAAGCAATAGCATCTATTATTGAGCCGGCGCTCGATGCGCTCGCGCGCGGTATAGCCTCGCTCATTGTAACGACGGACCCTGAGGCGATGATCCTAAGCGGAGGCATGAGTCACGCAGACGGTATCGCGGAAGAGCTTACCAAACGCACACTGCCGTATTTATCCGACCCATTCAGGCCATATCTAAATATTATAGTATCCAAACTTGGCAATGACGCGGCGCTGTTTGGTGCTGCGTCACTCAAATCTCTTGAAGATCCGATGCCGTGA
- a CDS encoding sulfite exporter TauE/SafE family protein, giving the protein MVRILLLLIVVINGLFAFRFFTDFMKHKKEAWAEPGNNILLAVWGALVFFLSTFGISDFALSTVMYRVRKLVDDAKLPGTLNTQCAIPVAVMALSYVSAIHVDQVTLVLLIVSQMVGAYFGPRFVVKMPVNRIRTFMGFGLLLAAFFVIAGKFGLMPSGGEATGLSGVKLVLGMLLLLVYGALNNVGIGAYAPTMATVYALGLNPAIAFPVMMGACTFSVPIGGMEFIRLGQYGRKITLFSSVFGILGVLAAVFIFKSLDTSMLQWVVAVVILIAGVNLLHTVFTSGREAK; this is encoded by the coding sequence ATGGTAAGGATATTGCTGCTGCTAATCGTTGTTATCAACGGGTTATTTGCATTCCGTTTCTTTACGGATTTTATGAAGCACAAAAAGGAAGCATGGGCGGAGCCCGGGAATAATATTTTGCTGGCGGTATGGGGAGCGCTGGTGTTTTTTCTCTCCACGTTCGGGATCTCCGATTTTGCGCTTTCAACCGTTATGTATCGCGTCCGTAAACTTGTGGATGATGCCAAACTTCCAGGCACACTTAATACCCAGTGTGCGATACCCGTTGCGGTGATGGCGCTGTCGTATGTTTCAGCGATCCATGTAGACCAGGTCACTCTTGTCCTTCTGATAGTGTCCCAGATGGTCGGAGCGTATTTCGGACCGCGTTTTGTCGTTAAGATGCCTGTAAATCGCATCCGCACCTTTATGGGTTTTGGACTCCTTCTTGCGGCCTTCTTTGTGATCGCCGGCAAATTCGGACTGATGCCTTCAGGCGGAGAAGCAACAGGACTTTCGGGAGTGAAGCTCGTTCTCGGCATGCTCCTTCTATTGGTATACGGTGCGCTTAACAATGTCGGGATAGGCGCATATGCACCAACAATGGCGACTGTATACGCACTTGGGCTGAACCCTGCAATTGCCTTCCCCGTAATGATGGGCGCGTGTACTTTCTCTGTGCCTATCGGCGGAATGGAATTTATACGCCTGGGGCAGTATGGAAGAAAGATCACCCTGTTCAGCAGCGTATTCGGTATCCTCGGAGTCCTGGCAGCGGTGTTCATCTTCAAAAGTCTTGACACGAGCATGCTGCAGTGGGTCGTTGCAGTTGTTATACTTATAGCGGGAGTAAACCTTCTCCATACAGTATTCACTTCCGGCAGGGAAGCCAAATAG